A region of Syngnathoides biaculeatus isolate LvHL_M chromosome 20, ASM1980259v1, whole genome shotgun sequence DNA encodes the following proteins:
- the sypl1 gene encoding synaptophysin-like protein 1 isoform X2 produces MPKSMFSPIRNWTGLGQLDVHMDLLTAIFAFGSCGGFVAKNIVSIFCGDGRNETLTASFHYPFRLSEVPLIDGNATICNRSVGPTHLMGDSSSAAEFFVGVAIVCFLYSMAALLVYLGYMHVYKNSDFGPILDFVITAVIVFLWLVCSSAWAKGLQNVKDATDTEGIGATVALCKGGNITCEVTEYANLRTLNISVVFGYLNMFVWAGNAWFVYKETRWHSQKISTQPGPGRQQVPAAI; encoded by the exons atgccaaagtcgatgttttcgccgataagaaattggactggtcttggacaactggatgtacacatggatctg ctcacgGCCATATTTGCTTTCGGAAGCTGTGGCGGTTTCGTGGCCAAGAACATCGTTTCCATCTTCTGCGGCGATGGCAGGAACGAGACGCTCACCGCCAGCTTCCACTACCCATTTAG GTTAAGCGAAGTGCCGCTCATCGACGGAAACGCCACGATATGCAACCGTTCCGTGGGCCCAACGCACCTGATGGGAGACTCGTCCTCCGCCGCTGAGTTCTTCGTGGGCGTCGCCATCGTCTGCTTCCTGTACAGCATGGCCGCCCTTTTGGTTTACCTGGGCTACATGCACGTTTACAAGAACTCGGACTTTGGACCCATTTTG GACTTTGTGATCACGGCGGTCATCGTGTTCCTGTGGCTGGTGTGTTCGTCGGCCTGGGCCAAAGGTCTGCAGAACGTGAAGGACGCCACGGACACCGAGGGCATCGGCGCCACCGTCGCCCTCTGCAAGGGCGGCAACATCACCTGCGAGGTCACAGAGTACGCCAACCTGCGCACGCTCAACATCTCCGTG GTGTTTGGCTACCTCAACATGTTCGTATGGGCCGGCAACGCCTGGTTCGTGTACAAGGAGACCCGCTGGCACTCGCAGAAAATCTCGACCCAACCGGGACCGGGGAGGCAGCAGGTTCCGGCGGCCATCTAA
- the sypl1 gene encoding synaptophysin-like protein 1 isoform X1 encodes MTGFRLNLSPLKEPLGFVKLVEWLTAIFAFGSCGGFVAKNIVSIFCGDGRNETLTASFHYPFRLSEVPLIDGNATICNRSVGPTHLMGDSSSAAEFFVGVAIVCFLYSMAALLVYLGYMHVYKNSDFGPILDFVITAVIVFLWLVCSSAWAKGLQNVKDATDTEGIGATVALCKGGNITCEVTEYANLRTLNISVVFGYLNMFVWAGNAWFVYKETRWHSQKISTQPGPGRQQVPAAI; translated from the exons ATGACCGGATTTCGACTCAACTTGTCACCGCTGAAGGAGCCACTGGGCTTCGTCAAACTGGTGGAGTGG ctcacgGCCATATTTGCTTTCGGAAGCTGTGGCGGTTTCGTGGCCAAGAACATCGTTTCCATCTTCTGCGGCGATGGCAGGAACGAGACGCTCACCGCCAGCTTCCACTACCCATTTAG GTTAAGCGAAGTGCCGCTCATCGACGGAAACGCCACGATATGCAACCGTTCCGTGGGCCCAACGCACCTGATGGGAGACTCGTCCTCCGCCGCTGAGTTCTTCGTGGGCGTCGCCATCGTCTGCTTCCTGTACAGCATGGCCGCCCTTTTGGTTTACCTGGGCTACATGCACGTTTACAAGAACTCGGACTTTGGACCCATTTTG GACTTTGTGATCACGGCGGTCATCGTGTTCCTGTGGCTGGTGTGTTCGTCGGCCTGGGCCAAAGGTCTGCAGAACGTGAAGGACGCCACGGACACCGAGGGCATCGGCGCCACCGTCGCCCTCTGCAAGGGCGGCAACATCACCTGCGAGGTCACAGAGTACGCCAACCTGCGCACGCTCAACATCTCCGTG GTGTTTGGCTACCTCAACATGTTCGTATGGGCCGGCAACGCCTGGTTCGTGTACAAGGAGACCCGCTGGCACTCGCAGAAAATCTCGACCCAACCGGGACCGGGGAGGCAGCAGGTTCCGGCGGCCATCTAA